A genomic region of Chitinimonas arctica contains the following coding sequences:
- a CDS encoding pentapeptide repeat-containing protein, with translation MSCTHLLSFEDIHALNNRSALLRLQKMGSGKIAVAHRPYLVEWQEEGVEVNACVEPDWRRRLVSGVTALWNGTIPRDQSVRLNKILTSLLHEVEPQYECSLDMHALRGVNLAGRDLRSLDLFNVELAGRDLSGSNLTGVNLWGKKLNCIRLCWADLSSADLGEANLECANLSYANLSEVQMEGANLVAASFANANLTGARCAGASLALADFDDAIMVGIDLSDTNLHGKNFIGANLREAVLRRTNLGDALLIYANLTYADLSGANLGGANLIGANFNGADLRGADLSGANLIGADLSACKLAGARLCDSNLSGADLTGSDVESANLMGALLSGAKLS, from the coding sequence ATGTCTTGCACGCACTTGTTGTCATTCGAGGATATTCACGCCCTGAACAATCGCAGCGCCTTGCTTCGGCTGCAAAAGATGGGGAGCGGCAAGATTGCCGTGGCCCATAGGCCCTATCTGGTCGAGTGGCAGGAAGAGGGTGTCGAAGTCAACGCCTGTGTCGAACCCGACTGGCGCAGGCGCCTCGTTTCCGGCGTGACGGCGCTGTGGAATGGGACCATTCCGCGTGACCAAAGTGTTCGCCTGAACAAGATTCTGACCAGCCTGCTACACGAGGTGGAGCCGCAGTATGAGTGCAGCCTCGATATGCACGCTTTGCGCGGCGTCAACCTGGCCGGCCGGGATCTGCGCAGCTTGGACCTGTTCAATGTCGAACTGGCTGGCCGCGATCTGAGCGGCAGTAACCTTACCGGCGTCAATTTATGGGGCAAGAAATTAAACTGCATACGCTTGTGCTGGGCCGATCTGAGTAGCGCCGACCTGGGCGAGGCGAATCTCGAATGCGCCAATCTCAGCTATGCGAACCTGTCCGAGGTGCAGATGGAAGGCGCCAACCTGGTGGCCGCCAGTTTCGCCAATGCAAATTTGACCGGCGCGCGATGTGCAGGCGCAAGCTTGGCGCTGGCGGACTTCGACGACGCGATCATGGTCGGCATCGATCTCTCCGACACCAATCTGCATGGCAAGAATTTCATCGGCGCGAATCTGCGCGAGGCCGTGCTGCGCCGCACGAATCTGGGCGATGCCCTGCTGATCTACGCGAACCTGACCTATGCCGACCTCTCCGGCGCGAATCTTGGCGGCGCCAACCTGATCGGCGCCAACTTCAACGGCGCCGACCTGCGCGGGGCGGACCTCAGCGGCGCCAATCTGATCGGTGCCGACCTGAGCGCTTGCAAGCTGGCCGGAGCCAGGTTGTGCGACAGCAACCTGAGCGGCGCCGATCTTACCGGGTCGGATGTGGAGTCGGCCAATCTGATGGGCGCACTGCTCAGTGGCGCCAAGCTGTCCTGA
- a CDS encoding response regulator yields MPLRNGIDEVIGAVVIQTYDAERIYSEQDKEIFALLASHVAIAIERLMHQQWMDKLIAQRTRELATEARERRKGETLNRVFYQIAERATAGDSFYDFLQAVHHLLSELLYANNCYVCLYDAQRQVLNFPYYVDERDGDSLQEDDVPVRKGLTEYVLRTGQPQLIDRSRMVALNRQGEITEATGDLSFHSWLGVPMQIRGAIGGVLTIQSYDAERVYDAADADVLSFVANHISSAIERKQAYDALREARQAAENASKLKSEFLANMSHEIRTPMNAIIGMAYLALKTDLNPKQRDYVGKIHKAGNSLLAIINDVLDFTKIEAGKLDMEKIDFSLDEVLANVATVTAAKAQDKQLEYLFQIPLNIPRHLVGDPLRLGQVLINLANNAIKFTEQGEVLLSCKLLEHEGGRIKLQFAIRDSGIGMSAEQAATLFQAFTQADGSTTRKYGGTGLGLTISKRLVNMMGGDIGMRANVGGGSTFHFTAEFGMPANLPSVSRNVASALQGRSALVVDDNPVACEILADALLSLSIGADTAMDGLEAMATIVEADACIPYDVVLCDWKMPRMDGFALLRALRETRLRHPPRFILVTAFGREDVQAQAESIAVDGFLIKPINHTGLIDLLVPLFEQQRDNPPALHPVGETLRWKGCRVLLVEDNEINQQIALELLQMQGFGVDIAATGREALDALGAHPPDYYHLVLMDVQMPEMDGHEAVVHIRQDSRYDKLPVIAMTAHALLEERERCLREGMQDTIIKPVDPDMMFRTISQWLLPHAMA; encoded by the coding sequence ATGCCTTTGCGCAATGGCATCGATGAGGTCATCGGCGCCGTGGTAATCCAGACCTACGATGCGGAGCGCATCTATTCGGAGCAGGACAAGGAGATCTTCGCCTTGCTGGCCAGCCACGTCGCCATCGCCATCGAGCGCTTGATGCACCAGCAATGGATGGACAAGCTGATCGCCCAGCGCACGCGCGAACTCGCGACCGAGGCGCGCGAGCGCCGCAAGGGCGAAACGCTGAACCGGGTGTTCTATCAGATTGCCGAAAGGGCTACCGCGGGCGATTCCTTCTATGACTTCCTGCAGGCGGTGCACCACCTGCTGAGCGAACTACTGTATGCCAACAACTGCTATGTCTGCCTGTATGACGCCCAAAGGCAGGTTTTGAATTTCCCCTACTACGTGGACGAGCGGGACGGGGACAGCCTCCAGGAAGACGATGTGCCCGTGCGCAAGGGGCTGACGGAATATGTCCTGCGTACCGGCCAACCCCAGCTGATCGACCGCTCGCGCATGGTGGCCTTGAACCGGCAGGGCGAAATCACCGAGGCCACCGGCGACCTTTCGTTCCATAGCTGGCTGGGCGTGCCGATGCAGATCCGTGGCGCCATCGGCGGCGTGCTCACCATCCAGAGCTATGACGCCGAGCGGGTCTACGATGCCGCCGATGCGGACGTGCTGTCCTTCGTCGCCAACCATATCAGCAGCGCCATCGAACGCAAGCAGGCTTACGATGCACTGCGCGAAGCCCGCCAGGCAGCGGAAAACGCCTCCAAGCTCAAATCCGAATTCCTGGCCAATATGAGCCATGAGATCCGCACGCCCATGAACGCGATCATCGGCATGGCCTACCTGGCCCTGAAAACCGATCTCAATCCCAAGCAGCGCGACTATGTCGGCAAGATCCATAAAGCCGGTAATTCCCTGCTGGCCATCATCAACGATGTGCTGGACTTCACCAAGATAGAGGCCGGCAAACTGGATATGGAGAAGATCGACTTCTCCCTGGATGAAGTGCTGGCCAATGTCGCCACCGTGACGGCCGCCAAGGCTCAGGACAAACAACTTGAATACCTGTTCCAGATCCCGCTCAATATCCCTCGCCACCTGGTGGGCGACCCACTGCGGCTTGGCCAGGTCCTGATCAATCTGGCCAATAACGCGATCAAGTTCACCGAGCAGGGCGAAGTGCTGCTCAGCTGCAAATTGCTGGAGCACGAGGGCGGGCGGATCAAGCTGCAGTTCGCCATTCGCGACAGCGGTATCGGCATGAGCGCGGAACAAGCCGCCACCCTGTTCCAGGCCTTTACCCAGGCGGATGGATCGACTACGCGCAAATACGGCGGGACCGGCCTGGGCCTGACCATCAGCAAGCGGCTGGTCAATATGATGGGGGGCGACATCGGCATGCGCGCCAACGTCGGCGGTGGTTCCACTTTCCATTTCACCGCTGAATTCGGCATGCCGGCGAACCTCCCGTCGGTGTCGCGCAATGTCGCCTCGGCCTTGCAAGGCCGCAGCGCCCTGGTGGTGGACGATAACCCCGTGGCGTGCGAAATCCTCGCCGATGCCTTGCTCAGCCTCTCCATCGGCGCCGATACCGCGATGGACGGCCTCGAAGCCATGGCTACCATCGTCGAGGCCGATGCGTGTATTCCCTACGATGTCGTGCTATGCGACTGGAAGATGCCGCGCATGGATGGCTTCGCCTTGCTCCGCGCCTTGCGTGAAACGCGCCTCCGGCACCCGCCCCGCTTTATCCTGGTGACCGCCTTTGGCCGGGAAGACGTGCAAGCCCAAGCCGAGTCCATCGCGGTAGATGGATTCCTGATCAAGCCGATCAACCATACCGGCCTGATCGACCTGCTGGTGCCGCTGTTCGAGCAGCAGCGCGACAATCCGCCTGCCCTGCATCCGGTCGGCGAGACCTTGCGCTGGAAAGGCTGCCGGGTACTATTGGTCGAAGACAATGAAATCAATCAGCAAATCGCCCTGGAGTTGCTGCAGATGCAAGGCTTCGGCGTCGATATCGCCGCCACCGGCCGCGAAGCGCTCGATGCCCTCGGTGCCCACCCGCCGGATTATTACCATCTGGTCTTGATGGACGTACAAATGCCCGAAATGGATGGACATGAAGCCGTCGTCCATATCCGCCAGGACAGCCGCTACGACAAGCTGCCCGTTATCGCGATGACCGCACATGCCTTGCTGGAAGAGCGCGAGCGCTGCCTTCGCGAAGGCATGCAAGACACCATCATCAAGCCGGTCGATCCAGATATGATGTTTCGGACCATTTCGCAGTGGCTGCTCCCTCACGCGATGGCGTAA
- a CDS encoding acyl-CoA thioesterase, with the protein MTTFRKSLEVRWSDCDANQHVRHSAYADFCTHARIEWLLANGFGFDQFQQHAFGPVIFKEWTEYLKEVKMSERLEIEVRIAALSSDGSRFAIRHDIFKEDGKLAARHEVSGAWLDLRARKLMAPPEQLQAIFAELAHTDDFAEIALKPAGN; encoded by the coding sequence ATGACTACCTTTCGCAAATCGCTCGAAGTACGCTGGTCCGATTGCGATGCCAACCAGCATGTCCGCCATAGTGCCTACGCCGATTTCTGCACGCATGCGCGGATAGAATGGCTGCTCGCCAACGGCTTCGGATTCGACCAATTCCAGCAGCATGCCTTCGGCCCGGTCATCTTCAAGGAATGGACCGAATACCTGAAGGAAGTGAAGATGAGCGAACGCCTGGAGATCGAAGTCCGCATCGCCGCGCTCTCATCGGACGGCAGTCGCTTCGCCATTCGCCACGATATTTTCAAGGAAGACGGCAAACTGGCGGCGCGCCATGAAGTCAGCGGCGCTTGGCTGGACCTACGCGCGCGCAAGTTGATGGCGCCGCCTGAGCAATTACAGGCCATCTTTGCCGAATTGGCGCATACCGACGACTTTGCCGAGATCGCGCTGAAACCGGCTGGAAACTAG
- a CDS encoding AzlD domain-containing protein gives MSADEWAIIAGMMAVTFLIRYSFFALGDRIQFPPLVKRALRYVPVAVLTAITVPMVLLPDGQHWQLDVRNAWLLGALASGLIAWRYNKLLAAIGGGMAVFFLWRWLMAVSF, from the coding sequence ATGAGCGCCGATGAGTGGGCCATCATCGCCGGCATGATGGCGGTGACTTTTCTGATTCGCTATTCCTTCTTTGCCCTCGGCGACCGTATCCAGTTTCCCCCGCTGGTGAAGCGCGCGTTGCGCTATGTGCCGGTGGCGGTGCTCACCGCCATCACCGTGCCCATGGTGCTCCTGCCGGATGGCCAGCATTGGCAATTGGATGTCCGCAATGCCTGGCTGCTCGGCGCGCTGGCCAGCGGGCTGATTGCCTGGCGCTATAACAAGCTGTTGGCGGCCATTGGTGGCGGAATGGCGGTGTTCTTTCTGTGGCGATGGCTAATGGCGGTATCTTTCTAG
- a CDS encoding AzlC family ABC transporter permease has translation MTTFLASPRGTELWRGACDSLPMLLGAAPFGVIFGTLAAPSGLSMAGALGMSLFVFAGSSQFIALTLMASGAGLAVIVLTTFVVNLRHALYSATLLPYVAALGQRWRLPLAFWLTDETFAVVQHRYGAADASPFKHWYHLGSSLAMYGNWLLWTLAGVLLGHSVEGLERLGLEFAMAATFTGIVVPMLKKRPMVGAALAAAMVALAARDLPYKLGLMLAAVAGVLVGLYLEERAGEAK, from the coding sequence ATGACGACATTCCTTGCAAGCCCGCGCGGCACAGAACTCTGGCGGGGCGCCTGCGATTCGCTCCCCATGCTGCTGGGCGCGGCCCCATTCGGCGTGATCTTCGGTACCCTGGCGGCGCCCAGCGGCCTGTCCATGGCTGGCGCCTTGGGCATGTCGCTATTCGTCTTCGCCGGCTCATCGCAATTCATCGCCCTGACCCTGATGGCCAGCGGCGCCGGCTTGGCGGTGATCGTGCTGACAACCTTTGTCGTCAATCTGCGGCATGCGCTGTATTCGGCCACCCTTTTGCCCTATGTCGCGGCGCTCGGCCAGCGCTGGCGCCTGCCGCTGGCTTTCTGGCTGACCGATGAAACCTTCGCCGTGGTTCAACACCGCTATGGCGCGGCTGACGCTTCCCCTTTCAAGCATTGGTATCACCTTGGGTCCAGCCTGGCCATGTATGGCAACTGGCTACTGTGGACGCTGGCCGGCGTGCTGCTGGGCCATTCGGTCGAGGGATTGGAGAGGCTTGGCCTGGAATTCGCGATGGCGGCGACCTTTACCGGCATCGTCGTGCCGATGCTGAAGAAGCGGCCCATGGTAGGCGCCGCCCTGGCCGCCGCCATGGTGGCCTTGGCGGCGCGTGACCTGCCTTACAAGCTGGGCCTGATGCTGGCCGCCGTGGCGGGCGTGCTGGTGGGCTTGTATCTTGAAGAGCGAGCGGGGGAGGCGAAATGA
- a CDS encoding substrate-binding periplasmic protein has product MFRLLALLPILLLALAAHAAERVRIGAENDWYPYSGVVGGQPAGLAVDLVRAAYAAVGVEVELVSLPYARCMKLTRESLLAGCFDTLRNPLLEKQYRWHKQALFKGRIDIYARIDRHKGRITLADLRGKRIAVTNGYDYGEAFDANKQMQRDIGDSDLFALRKLVAGRVDYALVYDRIATHIARNEPQLGAGYKSVGTLIEPEIYLSFAPAYPEVEKLIGLFDQGLEKLHASGEYARIEARRR; this is encoded by the coding sequence ATGTTCCGCCTGCTTGCCCTTCTACCGATATTGCTGCTTGCCCTAGCCGCCCATGCCGCCGAACGCGTCCGCATTGGCGCCGAAAATGACTGGTACCCCTACTCCGGCGTGGTCGGCGGCCAGCCCGCCGGCTTGGCCGTCGATCTGGTCCGGGCGGCCTATGCGGCGGTTGGCGTGGAAGTGGAACTGGTTTCCCTGCCTTATGCGCGATGCATGAAATTGACCCGGGAAAGCCTGTTGGCAGGCTGTTTCGATACCCTGCGCAATCCCTTGCTGGAAAAACAGTACCGCTGGCACAAGCAGGCGCTCTTCAAGGGCCGCATCGATATATACGCCCGCATCGATCGCCACAAGGGCCGGATCACGCTCGCCGACCTGCGCGGCAAACGGATCGCGGTCACCAATGGCTACGACTATGGCGAAGCCTTCGACGCGAATAAGCAGATGCAGCGCGATATAGGCGATTCCGACCTGTTCGCCCTGCGCAAGCTGGTGGCTGGCAGGGTGGACTATGCCTTGGTCTATGACCGTATCGCCACGCATATCGCGCGCAATGAGCCGCAATTGGGCGCCGGCTACAAATCGGTCGGCACCCTGATCGAGCCGGAAATCTACCTGTCCTTCGCACCCGCCTATCCAGAAGTGGAAAAGCTGATCGGACTTTTCGACCAAGGCCTGGAAAAACTGCACGCCAGTGGTGAATACGCACGTATCGAAGCACGCAGGCGGTGA
- a CDS encoding chorismate--pyruvate lyase family protein: MPHIASHRWVHPASRAPRAVQTWLTHPGSLTARLIARFPRFRVRLLRQQWGRPNRDELGALRLERSQLALVREVVLMSGDTPLVFAHSVMPRQALMHGYHRLRRQGVKPLGATLFANPKVKRSRLAFRGIDRRHTLYRRAEAAVGPLPPRLWARRSCFELGRARILVTEVFLPATLT, translated from the coding sequence ATGCCGCATATCGCCAGCCATCGCTGGGTCCACCCCGCCAGCCGCGCCCCGCGTGCCGTGCAAACCTGGCTAACCCACCCCGGATCCCTTACCGCCAGACTGATCGCACGGTTTCCCCGTTTCCGGGTGCGGCTGTTGCGGCAGCAATGGGGTCGGCCCAACCGGGACGAGTTGGGCGCCTTGCGGCTGGAACGCAGCCAGCTCGCGCTGGTGCGTGAAGTGGTATTGATGAGCGGTGACACGCCCCTGGTGTTCGCCCACTCGGTCATGCCGCGCCAGGCACTGATGCACGGCTATCACCGTTTGCGCCGGCAAGGCGTGAAGCCCCTGGGGGCCACCCTGTTCGCCAATCCCAAGGTCAAACGCAGCCGGCTGGCCTTTCGCGGCATCGACCGGCGCCATACGCTCTACCGTCGCGCGGAAGCCGCCGTCGGCCCCCTGCCCCCGCGCCTATGGGCCCGCCGCTCATGCTTTGAACTCGGCCGGGCGCGCATTCTTGTCACCGAAGTCTTTCTACCGGCCACCCTTACATGA
- the ubiA gene encoding 4-hydroxybenzoate octaprenyltransferase — translation MNGNTLPSRLSLYAKLMRLDKPIGILLLLWPTLWGLCIASQGRPDPAILIIFLLGTVLMRSAGCVINDYADRDFDPQVERTKLRPMATGSVSTREALLLAGTLAACALLLILPLNGLTLWMSVPAVLLAGSYPYTKRFLPIPQAYLGLAFSFGIPMAFAAVNGKVDAVAWYLVAANLFWVVAYDTEYAMVDKVDDLKIGIKTSAITFGRFDAEAVMICHLAFLLGMAALGWHLQRHAWWYLGLAVAAVLIALQYRQIRGRDRLKCMQAFLDNNRVGAVLFIGILLDYRVSWPI, via the coding sequence ATGAACGGGAATACCTTGCCTAGTCGCCTGAGCCTCTATGCGAAATTGATGCGCCTGGACAAACCCATCGGCATCCTGCTACTGCTGTGGCCTACCTTATGGGGACTCTGCATTGCCAGCCAGGGCCGGCCGGACCCTGCCATCCTGATTATCTTCCTGTTGGGCACCGTGCTGATGCGCTCGGCCGGCTGCGTCATCAACGATTACGCCGACCGCGACTTCGATCCCCAGGTCGAACGCACCAAGCTGCGTCCGATGGCCACCGGCAGCGTCTCCACCCGCGAAGCCCTGCTGCTGGCAGGCACCCTGGCGGCGTGTGCTCTCCTGCTGATCCTGCCGCTCAATGGCCTGACGCTGTGGATGTCCGTGCCCGCCGTTCTGTTGGCGGGCAGCTATCCCTATACCAAACGCTTCCTACCCATTCCGCAGGCCTATCTGGGCTTGGCCTTCAGCTTCGGCATCCCCATGGCCTTCGCCGCGGTCAACGGCAAGGTGGACGCCGTGGCTTGGTACCTGGTGGCGGCGAACCTGTTCTGGGTGGTGGCCTACGATACCGAGTACGCCATGGTCGACAAGGTCGACGATCTGAAGATCGGCATCAAGACCTCGGCCATCACTTTCGGCCGCTTCGATGCAGAGGCGGTCATGATCTGCCACCTGGCCTTCCTGCTGGGCATGGCAGCCTTGGGCTGGCACCTGCAACGCCATGCCTGGTGGTATCTCGGCCTTGCCGTGGCCGCCGTGCTGATCGCCCTGCAATACCGGCAGATCCGTGGGCGCGACCGTCTAAAATGCATGCAGGCTTTTCTCGATAATAATCGGGTGGGTGCCGTGCTGTTTATCGGGATTCTTCTGGATTACCGGGTGAGCTGGCCGATCTGA
- a CDS encoding Rpn family recombination-promoting nuclease/putative transposase gives MEMISPRVDIAFKKLFGVEENKDLLISLVNAIVGEADQITDVTLLNPYNRSNFWRDKISILDLKAKGSNGQLLNIEIQVNDVADYDKRALYYWAKLYTDQLGEGAGYDKLAKAIGIHILNFNSIPGMEGYHNIFRIQKDSGKLHYFQDLELHTIELKKFTSDAEEGIADIVAKVREPLDRWVAFLTRHDLMNKDCLPSSLDDPEIKRALNVLEYMSFGKDEREAYEGRLKWLRTEASALKKHGTEKFEEGKVEGKLEGKLEGKIEVAKALLKEHMAMQAIVNVTGLPLQQIEALGLGR, from the coding sequence ATGGAAATGATCAGCCCGCGCGTGGACATTGCCTTCAAAAAGCTCTTCGGAGTGGAAGAAAACAAAGATCTGCTGATTTCCCTGGTGAATGCCATCGTAGGCGAGGCGGATCAGATCACCGATGTCACGCTTCTAAATCCGTATAACCGCAGCAACTTCTGGAGGGATAAAATCTCCATCCTCGATCTCAAGGCAAAGGGCAGCAACGGACAACTGCTTAATATTGAAATCCAGGTCAACGACGTAGCGGATTACGATAAACGTGCGCTTTACTATTGGGCAAAGCTTTATACGGATCAACTAGGGGAAGGTGCTGGCTATGACAAGCTGGCCAAGGCGATAGGTATTCATATACTAAACTTCAACTCGATTCCTGGCATGGAGGGGTACCACAATATTTTCCGCATCCAGAAGGATAGTGGCAAGTTACATTACTTCCAGGACCTGGAGTTGCATACCATCGAATTGAAGAAATTCACTTCGGATGCCGAGGAAGGAATCGCCGATATTGTTGCCAAGGTAAGGGAGCCGCTCGATCGATGGGTGGCATTCCTGACCCGGCATGATTTAATGAATAAAGATTGCTTGCCCTCAAGCCTGGATGATCCTGAGATAAAAAGAGCCTTGAATGTTTTGGAATATATGAGTTTTGGAAAGGATGAGAGGGAAGCTTATGAAGGGCGTCTCAAATGGCTGAGAACGGAAGCGAGTGCGCTCAAGAAACATGGAACGGAAAAATTCGAGGAAGGTAAGGTAGAAGGGAAGTTGGAAGGGAAGTTGGAAGGGAAAATCGAGGTAGCCAAAGCGCTACTGAAAGAGCACATGGCAATGCAAGCCATTGTTAACGTTACCGGGCTGCCTTTGCAACAAATCGAAGCGCTTGGACTGGGGCGATGA
- the aspS gene encoding aspartate--tRNA ligase, which translates to MRTDYCGLIDKRFLSQTVTVKGWAHRRRDHGGVIFIDLRDREGLVQVVIDPDTPEAFALANTVRSEFVIEISGIVRERPAGTTNANLVSGEIEILAKQLTILNAALTPPFQIDEENLSEMTRLQHRVIDLRRPQMQKNLRLRYKVALLVRNFLDSRGFIDIETPMLTRSTPEGARDYLVPSRVHDGQFFALPQSPQLFKQLLMVAGFDRYYQITKCFRDEDLRADRQPEFTQIDIETSFLSEDEIMDVTEEMARHVFKEAIGVELGKFPRMQYDDAMFNYGSDKPDMRVTLKFTELTDVMKDVAFKVFSAAANMEGGRVVGLRIPGGAAFTRSEIDAWTQFVGIYGARGLAYIKVNDVTQPNETGLQSPIVKNLSPEALAAVIERTGAQNGDIVFFGADKAKIVNEAIGALRLKIGHEKGEVGGYFTREWKPLWVVDFPMFEYDEDSKRWTACHHPFTSPKVEHIELLKTDPGKCKARAYDMVLNGWEMGGGSVRIHSADMQSTVFEALNIGPEEAQNKFGFLLENLQYGAPPHGGLAFGLDRLVTLMAGAESIRDVIAFPKTQRAQCLLTQAPNSVDEKQLRELHIRLRNTQQPA; encoded by the coding sequence ATGCGTACCGACTATTGCGGCTTGATCGACAAGCGTTTTTTATCCCAAACCGTCACCGTCAAAGGCTGGGCACATCGCCGCCGCGACCATGGCGGCGTGATCTTTATCGATCTGCGTGATCGCGAAGGCCTGGTTCAGGTGGTGATCGATCCGGATACCCCGGAAGCCTTCGCCCTGGCCAATACCGTCCGCTCCGAATTCGTGATCGAAATCAGCGGCATCGTGCGCGAGCGTCCGGCCGGCACGACCAACGCCAACCTGGTTTCGGGCGAAATCGAGATCCTGGCCAAGCAGCTCACCATCCTGAACGCCGCACTGACGCCACCGTTCCAGATCGATGAGGAAAACCTCAGCGAAATGACCCGCCTGCAACACCGGGTGATCGATCTGCGCCGGCCGCAGATGCAAAAGAACCTGCGCCTGCGGTACAAGGTAGCGCTTTTGGTGCGTAACTTCCTCGACTCGCGCGGCTTTATCGATATCGAAACGCCGATGTTGACCCGCTCGACCCCGGAAGGCGCGCGTGACTACCTGGTGCCGAGCCGGGTGCACGATGGCCAGTTCTTTGCCCTGCCGCAATCGCCGCAGCTGTTCAAGCAGCTGTTGATGGTGGCCGGTTTCGACCGCTACTACCAGATCACCAAATGCTTCCGCGATGAAGACCTGCGCGCCGATCGCCAGCCCGAATTCACCCAGATCGATATCGAAACGTCCTTCCTGAGCGAAGACGAGATCATGGATGTGACCGAGGAAATGGCCCGCCACGTCTTCAAGGAAGCCATCGGTGTCGAACTGGGCAAGTTCCCGCGCATGCAGTACGACGATGCCATGTTCAATTACGGTTCGGACAAGCCCGATATGCGGGTGACCCTGAAGTTCACCGAACTGACCGATGTCATGAAGGACGTGGCGTTCAAGGTATTCAGCGCCGCCGCCAATATGGAAGGCGGCCGTGTGGTTGGCCTGCGCATTCCTGGCGGCGCCGCCTTTACCCGTTCCGAAATCGATGCGTGGACGCAGTTCGTTGGCATCTACGGTGCGCGCGGCCTGGCCTATATCAAGGTCAACGACGTCACCCAGCCTAACGAAACCGGCCTGCAGTCGCCTATCGTCAAGAACCTGTCGCCCGAGGCATTGGCGGCGGTGATCGAACGCACCGGTGCGCAGAACGGCGATATCGTGTTCTTCGGCGCCGACAAGGCCAAGATCGTGAACGAAGCGATCGGCGCCCTGCGCCTGAAGATCGGCCATGAAAAGGGCGAGGTCGGCGGTTACTTCACCCGCGAGTGGAAACCCCTGTGGGTGGTGGACTTCCCCATGTTCGAATACGACGAGGACAGCAAGCGCTGGACGGCTTGCCACCACCCGTTCACCAGCCCCAAGGTCGAACATATCGAACTGCTCAAGACCGACCCGGGCAAGTGCAAGGCACGCGCCTACGATATGGTGTTGAACGGCTGGGAAATGGGCGGTGGTTCGGTGCGTATCCACAGCGCCGACATGCAATCGACCGTATTCGAAGCACTGAACATCGGACCGGAAGAAGCGCAGAACAAATTCGGCTTCCTGCTGGAAAACCTGCAGTACGGTGCGCCACCCCACGGTGGCCTGGCCTTCGGCCTGGACCGCTTGGTCACCTTGATGGCCGGTGCCGAGTCGATCCGCGATGTGATCGCCTTCCCGAAGACCCAGCGTGCCCAGTGCCTGCTGACCCAGGCGCCGAACTCGGTGGACGAGAAGCAATTGCGTGAACTGCATATCCGGCTGCGGAATACTCAGCAGCCCGCCTAA
- a CDS encoding DUF502 domain-containing protein codes for MKRYFVTGLLIWVPLGITLWVVSTLVGAMDSILLWLPEGSRPRDLMGVHIPGLGVFGVFFIVLATGFLTANILGQRLVKMWEDLLNRIPVVKSIYGSVKQVSDTVLSDSGQAFRKALLVRFPHSDAWTVAFLTGAPAAELACQLDGEHVSVYVPTTPNPTSGYFMVVKKTATIELDMSVDEALKYVISMGVVAPASKGGDGQGPCKPVIRPKIVEPNLPG; via the coding sequence ATGAAGCGCTATTTCGTCACCGGCTTGCTGATCTGGGTGCCGCTGGGCATCACCCTGTGGGTGGTCAGTACCTTGGTCGGTGCAATGGATAGTATTTTGCTGTGGTTGCCGGAAGGCAGCCGGCCGCGCGACCTGATGGGGGTGCATATCCCTGGCCTGGGCGTGTTCGGCGTGTTCTTTATTGTCCTGGCGACCGGTTTTCTGACGGCCAATATCCTGGGACAGCGCCTGGTCAAGATGTGGGAGGACCTGCTTAACCGCATTCCCGTGGTGAAGTCGATCTACGGTAGCGTCAAACAGGTTTCCGATACCGTGCTGTCCGATTCCGGCCAAGCCTTCCGCAAGGCGCTGCTGGTGCGGTTCCCCCATTCGGATGCCTGGACGGTGGCTTTCCTGACCGGTGCGCCTGCGGCGGAGCTGGCCTGCCAGCTGGATGGCGAGCATGTTTCGGTCTATGTGCCGACCACCCCGAACCCGACTTCAGGCTATTTCATGGTGGTCAAGAAGACCGCCACGATAGAGCTGGATATGAGCGTGGATGAAGCGCTCAAGTATGTGATTTCCATGGGCGTGGTCGCCCCTGCGAGCAAGGGTGGAGATGGCCAGGGGCCATGCAAGCCGGTGATTCGTCCCAAGATCGTCGAGCCGAATCTACCGGGCTAG